One segment of Prinia subflava isolate CZ2003 ecotype Zambia chromosome 11, Cam_Psub_1.2, whole genome shotgun sequence DNA contains the following:
- the RNF7 gene encoding RING-box protein 2 isoform X2, producing the protein MADVEDGDEPGAPHSLPGSAGSKAGAPDKMFSLKKWNAVAMWSWDVECDTCAICRVQMPVLDVKLKTNKKIVLWFGENAIIPSTTAACPCG; encoded by the exons ATGGCCGATGTGGAGGACGGGGACGAGCCCGGCGCCCCCCACTCGCTGCCGGGCTCCGCGGGCTCCAAGGCGGGCGCCCCCGACAAGATGTTCTCGCTGAAGAAGTGGAACGCGGTGGCCATGTGGAGCTGGGACGTGGAGTGCGACACCTGCGCCATTTGCCGGGTGCAG ATGCCTGTCTTAGATGTcaagctgaaaacaaacaagaagatTGTGTTG tggTTTGGGGAGAATGCAATCATTCCTTCCACA